The Candidatus Omnitrophota bacterium genome includes a window with the following:
- the hisB gene encoding imidazoleglycerol-phosphate dehydratase (catalyzes the dehydration of D-erythro-1-(imidazol-4-yl)glycerol 3-phosphate to 3-(imidazol-4-yl)-2-oxopropyl phosphate in histidine biosynthesis), translated as MKKSKIIRKTKETSVSVDFSSGPSGKSSVKTPVGFLNHMLELFAYHGGFGLVVKAAGDTDVD; from the coding sequence ATGAAAAAATCAAAAATTATAAGAAAGACGAAGGAAACATCCGTGAGCGTTGATTTTTCGTCCGGCCCCTCCGGTAAGAGCAGCGTGAAAACGCCGGTCGGCTTTTTGAATCACATGCTTGAGCTCTTCGCTTATCACGGCGGCTTCGGCCTTGTTGTGAAGGCAGCCGGAGACACCGATGTGGAT